In one Bradyrhizobium cosmicum genomic region, the following are encoded:
- a CDS encoding bifunctional salicylyl-CoA 5-hydroxylase/oxidoreductase — protein MKVAIIGGGPAGLYAAILLKKQRPSADITVYERNRADDTFGFGVVFSDATLDNFEKHDLPSYRRITQEFAYWDDIAVHFRGTVHRVGGNGFCGCSRQKLLLILQERARELGVVLHFEVDIEDESRFADADLVLIADGINSRFREKYVDHFQPEVDLRSNKFAWMGSTRSLDAFTFIFQETEWGPFIAHAYQYEAGHSTWIFETDPETFERAGLTGLNETQSAARMADIFGWFLDGHKLLTNRSMWRNFPMIRSKRWVKDNMVLLGDAKASAHFSIGSGTKLAMEDAIALAEAMEREPSIQAALEVYEHGRREEVEKTQHAADVSLVWFEHVDRFWEFDPVQFAFGVMTRSKAITYDNLKLRAPDFVAEVEKSFARQVRSNGFDVNTDKPVVPLFQPFRLREMEISNRAVVSPMCMYSAKEGVPTDFHLVHYGSRAIGGAGLIFTEMTCVSRDARITPGCAGLWNDEQEAAWRRVVDFVHANSASKICLQLGHAGRKGATKLMWDGIDRPLDEGGWEVFSASPLPYFPDSQVPRELDRAGMNAVRDSFVAAAERGERCGFDMLELHCAHGYLLASFISPLTNTRSDDYGGSLANRLRFPLEVFEVLRAVWPKHKPMSVRISATDWADGGITGDDAVAIARAFAEAGVDLVDVSTGQTVRDAQPIYGRMFQTPFSDQVRNEARVATMCVGNITTADQANTILAAGRADLVALGRPHLVDPFFTMKAAAWYGADGAFCPPQYLPGKEQIFRNSVRDRLDLEELRIKAKPKTRAELKAEATKPLAAE, from the coding sequence ATGAAAGTCGCGATTATCGGTGGTGGACCTGCGGGTCTCTACGCAGCGATCCTGCTCAAGAAGCAGCGCCCGAGCGCTGATATCACCGTATATGAGCGCAACCGTGCCGACGACACGTTCGGTTTCGGCGTCGTGTTCTCCGACGCGACGCTCGACAATTTCGAGAAACACGATCTTCCGAGCTATCGCCGCATCACCCAGGAGTTCGCGTACTGGGACGACATCGCCGTGCATTTCCGCGGCACCGTCCATCGGGTCGGTGGTAACGGTTTTTGTGGCTGCTCGCGGCAGAAGTTGCTCCTGATCCTCCAGGAGCGCGCGCGCGAGCTCGGCGTCGTCTTGCATTTCGAGGTGGATATCGAGGACGAATCCCGCTTCGCCGATGCCGATCTCGTTCTGATCGCAGACGGCATCAACAGCCGTTTTCGCGAGAAATATGTCGATCATTTCCAGCCCGAGGTCGATCTCCGCTCCAACAAGTTCGCCTGGATGGGCTCGACCAGGTCGCTCGATGCCTTCACTTTCATCTTCCAGGAGACAGAGTGGGGCCCGTTCATCGCCCACGCCTATCAGTACGAGGCCGGGCACTCGACCTGGATTTTCGAGACTGATCCGGAGACGTTCGAGCGCGCGGGGCTGACGGGGCTCAACGAGACCCAGTCCGCCGCACGCATGGCCGACATCTTCGGCTGGTTCCTCGACGGGCATAAGCTGCTCACCAACCGCTCGATGTGGCGCAATTTCCCGATGATCCGCAGCAAGCGCTGGGTCAAGGACAACATGGTGCTGCTCGGCGATGCCAAGGCGAGCGCCCATTTCTCGATCGGTTCCGGCACCAAGCTGGCGATGGAAGATGCGATCGCGCTGGCTGAGGCGATGGAGAGAGAGCCCAGCATTCAGGCCGCGTTGGAGGTCTACGAGCACGGAAGGCGCGAGGAGGTCGAGAAGACGCAGCATGCCGCCGACGTCTCGCTGGTCTGGTTCGAGCACGTCGACCGCTTCTGGGAGTTTGATCCCGTTCAGTTCGCATTCGGCGTGATGACGCGCTCGAAGGCGATCACCTACGACAATCTGAAACTCCGCGCTCCGGATTTCGTGGCGGAGGTCGAGAAGTCGTTTGCCAGGCAGGTTCGCAGCAATGGCTTCGACGTCAACACCGACAAGCCGGTGGTGCCGCTGTTCCAGCCGTTTCGCTTGCGTGAGATGGAGATCTCCAATCGCGCGGTGGTGTCGCCGATGTGCATGTATTCCGCGAAGGAGGGCGTGCCGACTGACTTCCATCTGGTCCATTACGGCTCGCGCGCGATCGGCGGCGCCGGCCTGATCTTCACGGAAATGACCTGCGTCAGCCGCGACGCCCGGATCACGCCCGGTTGCGCCGGGCTGTGGAACGACGAGCAGGAGGCCGCGTGGCGCCGCGTCGTGGATTTCGTCCACGCCAACTCGGCTTCGAAGATTTGCCTGCAATTGGGGCATGCCGGCCGCAAGGGGGCGACCAAGCTGATGTGGGATGGTATCGACCGGCCCCTCGACGAGGGGGGCTGGGAGGTGTTCTCGGCGTCGCCGCTGCCCTATTTTCCTGACAGCCAGGTGCCGCGCGAGCTTGATCGGGCCGGCATGAACGCAGTGAGAGATTCGTTCGTCGCGGCAGCGGAGCGCGGCGAGCGCTGTGGATTCGATATGCTCGAACTTCACTGTGCCCACGGTTATCTGCTTGCGAGCTTCATCTCGCCGTTGACGAACACGCGCTCCGATGACTACGGCGGCTCGCTCGCCAACCGTCTGCGATTTCCGCTTGAGGTCTTCGAGGTGCTTCGCGCGGTGTGGCCGAAGCACAAGCCGATGTCGGTCCGTATTTCCGCGACCGATTGGGCGGACGGCGGCATCACCGGCGACGATGCTGTCGCGATCGCGCGCGCCTTTGCGGAGGCCGGTGTCGATCTCGTCGATGTCTCGACCGGCCAGACCGTCCGCGATGCACAGCCGATCTATGGGCGCATGTTCCAGACGCCGTTCTCCGACCAGGTCCGCAACGAGGCGCGCGTCGCCACCATGTGTGTCGGCAACATTACGACCGCGGATCAGGCTAATACCATTTTAGCCGCCGGTCGGGCGGACCTCGTTGCGCTCGGGCGGCCGCATCTTGTCGACCCTTTCTTCACCATGAAGGCGGCGGCCTGGTACGGAGCGGACGGAGCGTTCTGCCCGCCGCAATATCTGCCTGGAAAAGAGCAGATTTTCCGCAACAGCGTGCGCGACAGGCTGGATCTCGAGGAGCTGAGAATTAAGGCTAAGCCCAAGACGCGGGCCGAGCTCAAGGCGGAGGCGACAAAGCCGCTTGCGGCGGAGTGA
- a CDS encoding NAD/NADP-dependent octopine/nopaline dehydrogenase family protein produces MKIAVLGGGNGSFAAAGDFALSGHQVRLWRRDAEAVAAHRAAGSRILVKDHNGRHDVKLALVTTDIAEAIGGTELILCPAPAFAQPDIARLLAPHLQDGQVVFLPPATFGSMIFAQAARDAGNRAKVSFAETGTLPWLTRKHGPFEVAITIRAKRLPVGVFPLDLAPHALKVIGYAFPDAIEPCGDALSGALMNAGPIIHPPLIVMNAGPIEHFERWDIHKEGTQAAVRRVTDALDAERITVREALGYGAPHFPLAHHYAKEGEIWMYGRGSHDRLTDSGDWRERIVLTEHRYMREDLRLGLSLLVSIAGLAGAATPLAKAFLAIGGAVCGEDFARGGRTLETMGLGNLGRTELQALLRTGF; encoded by the coding sequence TTGAAGATTGCTGTTCTGGGTGGGGGAAACGGCTCTTTCGCCGCCGCGGGCGATTTCGCGCTGTCGGGACATCAGGTCCGGCTCTGGCGCCGCGATGCAGAGGCGGTCGCTGCACATCGCGCCGCCGGCTCGCGCATCCTGGTGAAGGACCACAACGGCCGTCACGACGTCAAACTGGCGCTGGTGACGACAGATATCGCCGAGGCCATCGGCGGTACCGAACTGATCCTGTGCCCCGCCCCCGCTTTCGCACAGCCGGATATCGCTCGCCTGCTTGCTCCGCATCTGCAGGACGGCCAGGTCGTGTTTCTGCCGCCGGCAACATTCGGCTCGATGATCTTCGCACAAGCTGCGCGGGATGCCGGCAATCGCGCCAAAGTGAGCTTTGCGGAGACTGGCACATTGCCCTGGCTGACGCGCAAGCACGGGCCATTCGAGGTCGCGATCACGATCCGTGCCAAACGATTGCCGGTCGGCGTGTTTCCGCTTGATCTGGCACCGCACGCGCTCAAGGTGATCGGATACGCGTTTCCGGATGCGATCGAGCCGTGTGGAGACGCGCTGTCCGGGGCACTGATGAACGCGGGCCCCATCATCCATCCGCCGCTGATCGTGATGAACGCAGGGCCGATCGAACATTTCGAGCGGTGGGACATTCACAAGGAAGGAACGCAAGCCGCGGTCCGGCGGGTTACCGATGCGCTTGACGCCGAGCGGATCACAGTGCGCGAGGCGCTTGGATATGGCGCGCCGCATTTTCCGCTCGCTCACCACTACGCCAAGGAAGGCGAGATCTGGATGTATGGCCGCGGTTCGCATGACCGACTGACCGATTCCGGCGATTGGCGCGAACGCATCGTGCTGACCGAGCATCGCTATATGCGCGAGGATCTGCGGCTGGGGCTTTCGCTGCTGGTATCCATCGCTGGCCTGGCAGGGGCGGCCACGCCGCTGGCGAAAGCCTTTCTGGCCATCGGCGGCGCGGTCTGCGGAGAGGATTTTGCGCGAGGGGGGCGGACGCTTGAGACGATGGGGCTAGGCAATCTCGGCAGGACCGAATTGCAGGCGCTTCTTCGCACGGGGTTTTAG
- a CDS encoding class I adenylate-forming enzyme family protein produces the protein MDLCSLIDRNAAFAPDKTAISFEGERLSYGEFAARIGRTATALKEEFGVGRGDRVAILSLNRPDYLVLLYACARLGAMLVPLNWRLAVAEQLFILTDAGAKVLVLEQAFEGVFLGLAPGTAVIGFDFTPPHGTTFEALLARSEGNGRNPHTDLSCPLLIVYTSGTTGRPKGAVLRQEALFWNGVMSQHMHNMTSDDHVLTVLPFFHVGGLNIQTTPALQLGATVTIHARFTPDTALAAIERERPTLTVMVPAIIQAVSEHPAWATADLSSLRAVATGSTIVPPHLIDRIASRGVPVLQVYGSTETCPIAVYTRLGGDLSRAGSTGLAGLCCEAKVVDQAGTEVQAGTPGEIALRGPNVFFEYWGNADATRDALHDGWYRTGDIGLCDADGYFWVRDRKKNMIISGGENVYPAEVERVLLEHPDVSECAVIGRPDPRWDEVPIAYVIRRSGCKLEADELRAHLQVQLARYKIPRDIVFVTDLPRTALGKVQHFLLKQLDAQARAQGEAS, from the coding sequence GTGGATCTCTGTAGTCTGATCGATCGCAACGCGGCCTTCGCGCCAGATAAGACGGCCATTTCCTTCGAGGGGGAACGGCTAAGCTACGGCGAATTCGCAGCACGCATCGGGCGGACTGCCACGGCTTTGAAGGAGGAGTTCGGCGTCGGCCGAGGCGACCGCGTCGCGATCCTGAGTTTGAACCGGCCGGACTATCTGGTCCTACTCTACGCATGCGCACGACTCGGCGCGATGCTGGTGCCGCTGAACTGGCGGCTCGCCGTCGCCGAGCAACTCTTCATTCTCACCGATGCGGGCGCCAAGGTGCTGGTGCTCGAGCAGGCATTCGAGGGCGTTTTTCTTGGGCTTGCACCGGGAACGGCCGTCATCGGGTTCGATTTCACGCCACCTCATGGCACGACATTCGAAGCTTTGCTGGCTCGCAGCGAAGGCAATGGTCGCAACCCGCATACCGATCTCTCCTGCCCGCTGCTCATCGTGTACACTTCAGGAACGACAGGACGGCCGAAAGGCGCGGTGCTGCGCCAGGAGGCCTTGTTCTGGAATGGCGTCATGAGCCAGCACATGCACAACATGACGTCCGACGATCACGTGCTGACGGTATTGCCGTTCTTCCATGTCGGCGGCCTCAACATCCAGACTACGCCGGCGCTTCAGCTGGGCGCGACCGTCACGATCCACGCTCGGTTCACACCGGACACCGCGCTCGCAGCCATCGAGCGAGAGAGGCCAACACTGACCGTGATGGTCCCGGCGATCATTCAGGCCGTGAGCGAGCATCCCGCCTGGGCTACCGCCGATCTGTCGTCGCTAAGGGCCGTCGCCACCGGCTCGACCATTGTGCCGCCGCACCTGATCGATCGTATCGCCTCGCGCGGAGTGCCGGTGCTTCAGGTGTACGGCTCGACGGAAACGTGCCCCATTGCCGTTTACACCCGGCTTGGCGGCGATCTTTCGCGCGCGGGATCAACCGGACTTGCCGGCCTGTGCTGCGAGGCGAAGGTGGTCGATCAGGCCGGTACTGAAGTGCAAGCGGGCACGCCGGGCGAGATTGCGTTGCGTGGCCCTAACGTGTTCTTTGAATATTGGGGCAACGCGGATGCAACGCGCGATGCGCTGCACGACGGCTGGTATCGTACCGGCGATATCGGCTTGTGCGACGCGGACGGCTATTTCTGGGTCCGCGATCGCAAGAAAAACATGATCATTTCCGGGGGAGAAAACGTCTACCCGGCCGAGGTCGAACGCGTGCTGCTCGAGCATCCCGATGTCAGCGAGTGCGCCGTGATCGGCAGGCCGGATCCGCGCTGGGACGAGGTGCCGATCGCCTATGTGATCCGGCGATCCGGGTGCAAACTCGAGGCAGACGAACTGAGAGCACATCTTCAGGTCCAGCTCGCCCGTTACAAGATTCCGCGCGACATCGTCTTCGTAACCGACCTACCGCGCACCGCGCTGGGAAAGGTCCAGCATTTCCTGCTGAAGCAACTTGATGCGCAGGCGCGCGCGCAAGGAGAAGCATCTTGA
- a CDS encoding SDR family NAD(P)-dependent oxidoreductase, giving the protein MSGLPHSPHALVTGGGRGIGRAIAGALAGAGATVTVLGRNAATLEEAVNAGAAHFAAVADVSDEAALKAAVAEAHARKPIDILVANAGSAESAPFSKSDSALFARMMDVNFMGVVHAVHAVLPEMKDRPYGRIVAVASTAGLKGYAYVSAYSAAKHAVVGLVRSLALEMAGSNVTVNAVCPGFTDTDLVAGSIENIMKKTGRTREQAIAELAKHNPQGRLITPQEVADAVLWLCGMSAGAITGQAIAVAGGEI; this is encoded by the coding sequence ATGTCCGGATTGCCGCATTCGCCGCACGCACTAGTGACTGGTGGGGGCCGCGGCATCGGTCGTGCGATTGCAGGGGCTTTGGCTGGAGCTGGCGCCACGGTTACGGTGCTTGGGCGGAATGCCGCAACTCTCGAAGAGGCGGTCAATGCGGGCGCCGCGCACTTTGCAGCCGTCGCCGACGTCTCGGATGAAGCTGCGCTGAAGGCAGCGGTGGCCGAAGCGCATGCGCGAAAGCCGATCGATATCCTGGTCGCCAACGCCGGCAGTGCCGAATCCGCGCCGTTCTCAAAATCGGATAGCGCACTGTTTGCGCGCATGATGGACGTCAATTTCATGGGCGTGGTCCATGCCGTCCATGCTGTGTTGCCGGAGATGAAGGACCGCCCCTATGGTCGCATCGTCGCAGTCGCGTCGACCGCGGGCCTGAAGGGCTATGCCTATGTCAGCGCGTACAGCGCTGCAAAACACGCCGTGGTCGGTCTGGTGCGTTCGTTAGCCCTGGAAATGGCGGGGAGTAATGTGACCGTGAATGCGGTGTGTCCCGGCTTTACCGATACTGATCTTGTCGCCGGCAGCATCGAAAACATCATGAAGAAGACGGGACGAACCCGCGAGCAGGCAATCGCCGAACTGGCCAAGCACAATCCGCAGGGACGGCTGATCACGCCTCAGGAGGTTGCAGACGCGGTTCTTTGGTTGTGCGGCATGAGCGCTGGCGCGATCACCGGGCAGGCAATTGCCGTGGCCGGTGGTGAAATCTAG
- a CDS encoding 3-hydroxybutyryl-CoA dehydrogenase yields MTTRANIACLGAGRMGRGIAVAFAYAGHRVTMIDVKARSAEDFSKLEADALGEVRKTFASLSKLGLLAEADVDPLIARVSVVPAAQSSAVLSETGMVFEGVPEVVELKREVLGAASKQVGPDTIIASTTSTILVDDLSGVIEYPRRFLNVHWLNPAYLIPLVEVSPGKATDPAIIDEVKALLEGIGKVPVVCAATPGFIVPRIQALAMNEAARMVEEGVASAEEIDKAIRYGFGFRYAVLGLLEFIDWGGGDILYYASRYLEGALGSDRYRAPDVISRNMQEGRIGLRTGSGFLDYSGLDVDAYRAKRLQAMVDLLRHFDLARPPVLDRG; encoded by the coding sequence ATGACCACTCGCGCCAACATTGCCTGTCTCGGGGCCGGCCGCATGGGACGCGGCATTGCCGTCGCGTTCGCTTACGCAGGCCACCGGGTCACCATGATCGACGTCAAGGCCCGCTCCGCCGAAGACTTCTCCAAGCTGGAGGCGGACGCGCTCGGCGAAGTCAGGAAGACATTTGCCAGCCTATCGAAGCTTGGCCTGCTGGCCGAGGCCGATGTCGACCCGCTCATAGCGCGTGTTTCGGTCGTGCCCGCCGCACAAAGCAGTGCGGTGCTGTCCGAGACCGGAATGGTCTTCGAGGGCGTTCCGGAGGTCGTCGAGCTCAAACGGGAGGTGTTGGGGGCAGCTTCAAAGCAGGTCGGACCGGACACGATCATCGCATCGACGACGTCGACCATCCTCGTCGACGATTTGTCCGGCGTGATCGAATATCCCCGCCGCTTTCTCAACGTGCACTGGCTCAACCCGGCCTATCTGATCCCGCTGGTGGAAGTTTCGCCCGGCAAAGCTACCGACCCTGCCATCATCGACGAAGTCAAGGCACTGCTCGAAGGCATCGGCAAGGTGCCGGTGGTCTGCGCCGCGACGCCAGGCTTCATCGTTCCGCGCATCCAGGCACTGGCGATGAACGAGGCCGCACGCATGGTCGAGGAAGGCGTTGCCAGCGCCGAGGAGATCGACAAGGCGATCCGCTATGGCTTCGGCTTCCGCTACGCCGTGCTTGGACTGCTCGAATTCATCGACTGGGGCGGCGGCGACATCCTGTATTACGCCAGCCGCTATCTCGAAGGCGCGCTCGGCAGCGACCGCTACCGGGCGCCCGACGTCATTTCGCGAAACATGCAGGAAGGGCGGATCGGCCTACGAACGGGCTCCGGCTTTCTTGACTATTCCGGCCTCGACGTCGACGCCTATCGGGCAAAGCGGCTTCAGGCCATGGTCGACCTGCTCCGTCACTTCGACCTGGCTCGCCCGCCCGTGCTCGATCGCGGCTAG
- a CDS encoding alpha/beta fold hydrolase produces the protein MSQPAPMITKDGRFAYEAAGEPSAIPLIFLHGIGGAARAWRQQLATFGNRFRAIAWDMPGYGGSAPLTRVSIAALADALQQFIEQIGAAKPILVGHSIGGMIVQKWLVQSPGLARAVVLAQTSPAFGKADGDWQKSFIAARLGPLDRGETMQSLAPSLVKELVGDNPDPKGMELARECMAAVPEASYRAMMLALIGFDQRSTLKDISAPTLLLSGSKDNNAPAPMMAKTATYIPSAEYVELAGVGHLANLERPDAFDEALGRFVNSIATKA, from the coding sequence GTGTCGCAGCCTGCGCCAATGATAACAAAGGACGGACGCTTCGCCTATGAAGCTGCGGGCGAGCCGAGCGCGATACCTCTGATTTTCCTGCATGGCATCGGCGGCGCAGCGCGGGCCTGGCGGCAGCAGCTTGCCACATTCGGTAACCGCTTCCGCGCAATCGCATGGGACATGCCGGGCTATGGCGGATCTGCACCGCTCACCCGCGTGAGCATCGCTGCGCTGGCCGATGCCCTTCAGCAATTCATCGAGCAAATCGGCGCGGCGAAACCTATTCTGGTGGGCCATTCGATCGGCGGCATGATCGTTCAGAAGTGGCTGGTGCAATCGCCGGGACTTGCACGGGCGGTCGTGCTGGCACAGACCAGCCCAGCCTTTGGCAAAGCCGACGGCGACTGGCAGAAATCGTTCATCGCTGCACGGCTCGGGCCGCTCGATCGCGGGGAGACGATGCAGTCGCTGGCCCCTTCCCTGGTGAAGGAGCTCGTCGGTGACAATCCCGATCCGAAGGGGATGGAGCTTGCGCGCGAGTGCATGGCAGCCGTGCCGGAGGCGAGCTATCGCGCCATGATGCTCGCCTTGATCGGATTCGATCAGCGCAGCACGCTCAAGGACATTTCCGCGCCGACGCTGCTTCTGTCCGGCTCCAAGGACAACAATGCGCCTGCGCCGATGATGGCGAAGACGGCGACCTACATTCCTTCGGCTGAATATGTCGAGCTCGCTGGCGTCGGCCATCTCGCCAACCTCGAACGTCCCGATGCCTTTGACGAGGCTCTCGGCCGATTCGTGAACTCCATCGCGACCAAAGCGTAA
- a CDS encoding acyl-CoA dehydrogenase family protein: MTMQVSKTIGTTDKVALDAPIFDPVAFRLNDEQAGIITRAREIGQSVFAGRAATYDREAVFPSENYRDLHRVGLLGIAVPKKHGGLGADYQTYALAAAEIGRYCGATALTWNMHVCSTLWSGPLADDLDMDAETRAEHERRRAVHYKRIVEDGAIYSQPFSEGGAAAAGGVAFGTEAKPVAGGWIVNGKKIFASLSGHADYYGVLCTEIEEGEKASRRNTLYLAISAKSKGVSVVGDWDPLGMRGTVSRTLLFKDVFVPEDSALMPRGVYFQAAMRWPHMFLTLSPTYMGLAQAAYDFTVRYLRGEVPGMPPVKRRMYPTKQIAVAQMQIKLEQIKAIWFQAVTEACASPSKEQVLRAYAAQYSVMEGANELAALAIRTCGGQAMLRSLPLERIYRDSRCGSLMLPWTAELCLDRIGREALYEAGETDD, translated from the coding sequence ATGACCATGCAAGTCAGCAAGACTATCGGCACGACCGACAAGGTCGCGCTGGATGCACCGATCTTCGATCCCGTCGCATTCCGCTTGAATGACGAGCAGGCCGGCATCATCACGCGCGCACGAGAGATCGGTCAGAGCGTGTTCGCGGGTCGCGCAGCCACCTACGATCGCGAGGCGGTCTTCCCGAGCGAGAACTATCGCGACCTGCATCGCGTCGGTCTGCTTGGAATTGCCGTCCCCAAGAAACATGGCGGCCTTGGCGCGGACTACCAGACTTACGCGTTAGCGGCCGCCGAGATCGGCCGGTATTGCGGCGCGACCGCGCTCACCTGGAACATGCATGTCTGTTCGACACTGTGGTCGGGCCCGCTCGCCGATGATCTCGACATGGACGCTGAGACCCGCGCCGAGCACGAGCGGCGGCGGGCCGTCCACTACAAGCGCATCGTCGAGGACGGCGCGATCTATTCGCAACCCTTTTCGGAGGGCGGCGCTGCCGCCGCAGGTGGCGTTGCCTTCGGCACGGAAGCAAAGCCGGTCGCGGGCGGCTGGATCGTCAACGGGAAGAAGATCTTTGCATCGCTGTCCGGCCATGCTGACTATTACGGCGTGCTCTGCACCGAGATCGAGGAAGGCGAGAAGGCCTCGCGCCGCAACACCCTCTACCTCGCCATCTCGGCGAAATCGAAAGGTGTCTCTGTCGTCGGGGACTGGGATCCGCTCGGTATGCGCGGAACGGTCTCCCGGACACTTCTGTTCAAGGACGTGTTCGTACCGGAGGATTCTGCGCTGATGCCGCGCGGCGTCTATTTTCAGGCCGCGATGCGTTGGCCGCACATGTTCCTGACGCTGTCGCCGACCTATATGGGCCTTGCGCAAGCCGCCTACGATTTCACCGTGCGTTATCTACGTGGCGAGGTGCCGGGAATGCCGCCGGTCAAGCGCCGGATGTATCCGACCAAGCAGATTGCGGTCGCACAGATGCAGATCAAGCTGGAGCAGATCAAGGCAATCTGGTTCCAGGCTGTCACTGAAGCCTGTGCCAGTCCGAGCAAGGAGCAGGTGCTGCGCGCCTATGCCGCGCAATACTCGGTGATGGAGGGTGCCAACGAGTTGGCGGCGCTCGCGATCCGCACTTGTGGCGGTCAGGCCATGCTTCGGTCGCTGCCGCTCGAGCGCATCTATCGCGACAGCCGCTGCGGCTCGCTGATGCTGCCCTGGACGGCGGAGCTATGCCTCGACCGGATCGGCCGCGAGGCGCTGTACGAGGCCGGCGAAACGGACGACTGA
- a CDS encoding enoyl-CoA hydratase family protein, with translation MSRPANPVTLPLADYSPQHFLLAVVDGVATVTLNRPERKNPLTFESYRELTDFFRACAFDDAVKTLVITGAGGNFSSGGDVFEIIGPLVKMDTKGLTAFTRMTGDLVKAMRACPQPIVAAVEGICAGAGAIIAMASDMRLAASGAKVAFLFNKVGLGGCDMGACAILPRIIGQSRASELLYTGRFMTAEEGERWGFFSRIVTPEQVLPQAQLLAKQVADGPTFGNTMTKRMLAMEWAMSVEEAIEAEAVAQALCMTTADFERAFEAFANKVKPVFRGD, from the coding sequence ATGAGCAGACCAGCCAATCCCGTGACCTTGCCGCTGGCGGACTATTCGCCGCAGCACTTCCTGCTGGCCGTTGTCGATGGTGTTGCCACCGTGACGCTCAACCGTCCCGAGCGCAAGAATCCGCTGACTTTCGAGAGCTACCGGGAACTGACGGATTTCTTCCGCGCCTGCGCGTTCGACGACGCGGTCAAGACTCTCGTCATCACCGGTGCCGGCGGCAATTTCTCGTCCGGCGGCGATGTGTTCGAGATCATCGGCCCGCTCGTGAAGATGGATACTAAGGGGCTGACGGCGTTCACGCGGATGACCGGTGACCTCGTCAAGGCGATGCGGGCTTGCCCGCAGCCGATCGTCGCCGCGGTCGAGGGCATTTGCGCTGGCGCCGGCGCCATCATTGCCATGGCATCGGACATGCGCCTCGCGGCGAGCGGAGCCAAGGTGGCGTTCCTATTCAACAAGGTCGGTCTCGGCGGCTGCGACATGGGTGCCTGCGCGATCCTGCCGCGGATCATCGGACAGTCCCGCGCTTCCGAACTGCTCTACACCGGCCGGTTCATGACCGCGGAGGAGGGGGAGCGCTGGGGCTTCTTCAGCCGCATCGTCACGCCTGAGCAGGTGCTGCCGCAGGCGCAACTGCTGGCCAAACAGGTCGCGGACGGCCCGACCTTCGGCAACACCATGACCAAGCGCATGCTGGCCATGGAATGGGCGATGTCGGTGGAAGAGGCGATCGAGGCGGAGGCCGTTGCACAAGCGCTGTGCATGACGACGGCCGATTTCGAGCGCGCCTTCGAAGCTTTCGCCAACAAGGTCAAGCCGGTCTTCAGGGGCGACTGA